In Hymenobacter sublimis, a single genomic region encodes these proteins:
- a CDS encoding porin family protein, which yields MNTKRLFGRLAAATLFVTAFATASEAQIQPHRVPAYTGKAQARPVRSTPSYSTSSATDGVKFGIRAGVNVADWSGDAVSSVMDLAEYTNGAVTKEMKTGFHAGLYATLPLGPRFAIEPGVAYSEKGTALTGRIPLEQFDFLNAKVKATARMAYLDIPLLAKAYLTDGFYLYAGPQASVLLSGKARVNASALGFSAFNKDFDIKDQFRPVDFSVTGGLGYQFQNGLGLSAGYDYGLSSLDKNNNFDAQNRVIKASVNYSF from the coding sequence ATGAATACGAAGCGACTTTTCGGCCGCCTGGCCGCTGCTACCCTTTTTGTTACTGCTTTTGCTACGGCCTCTGAGGCTCAGATTCAGCCCCACCGCGTGCCCGCTTACACCGGCAAAGCCCAGGCCCGCCCGGTGCGTTCTACGCCTTCCTACTCCACCTCTTCGGCCACCGATGGCGTGAAATTCGGTATCCGAGCTGGCGTAAACGTGGCCGACTGGTCGGGTGATGCGGTAAGCAGCGTGATGGACCTGGCGGAGTACACCAACGGGGCCGTGACCAAGGAAATGAAGACGGGCTTCCATGCCGGCCTCTACGCTACCCTGCCGCTGGGCCCGCGCTTTGCCATCGAGCCGGGTGTTGCCTACTCCGAGAAAGGAACCGCCCTGACCGGCCGCATTCCGCTGGAACAGTTCGACTTCCTGAATGCCAAGGTGAAAGCCACGGCCCGCATGGCCTACCTCGATATTCCGCTGCTGGCCAAGGCTTACCTCACCGATGGGTTCTACCTGTACGCTGGCCCGCAAGCCTCCGTGCTGCTCTCGGGGAAGGCCCGCGTGAATGCCAGCGCCTTGGGCTTCTCGGCCTTTAACAAGGACTTCGACATCAAAGACCAGTTCCGCCCCGTGGACTTCTCCGTGACGGGCGGCCTGGGCTACCAGTTCCAGAACGGCTTGGGCCTGAGCGCTGGCTACGACTACGGCCTCTCGTCCCTGGATAAAAACAACAATTTCGACGCTCAAAACCGCGTGATTAAGGCGTCCGTGAATTACTCGTTCTAA
- a CDS encoding prephenate dehydratase encodes MLPAVAIQGFEGSFHQIAARRYFSSEAVDVVPCATFGEVVNSVVRGQAGAAVMAIENSIAGSILPNYTLLRKSGLRVMGETYLHIRQHLMALPGQQVEDITEVHSHPMALLQCADYLSHHKHWRLLETEDTALSAQRIRESQRTGVAAVAGTLAAELFGLDILEADIHSEKKNYTRFLVVARPENAQEVTRPNKASLYFHTNHTQGSLARVLVRIADLGINLSKLQSCPKPGSTWHYYFHADLEFDQPEQLQAALQAIAPLTEGLEVLGVYHKGDTH; translated from the coding sequence ATGCTCCCAGCCGTTGCCATTCAGGGTTTCGAAGGCAGTTTTCACCAGATAGCCGCCCGGCGCTACTTTAGCTCTGAGGCGGTAGATGTAGTGCCGTGCGCCACGTTTGGGGAGGTAGTAAATTCGGTGGTGCGGGGCCAGGCTGGGGCGGCCGTTATGGCCATTGAGAATTCTATTGCCGGCAGCATTCTGCCTAACTACACTCTGCTGCGGAAGTCGGGCCTGCGGGTGATGGGCGAAACCTACCTGCACATCCGCCAGCACCTGATGGCCCTGCCCGGGCAGCAAGTGGAGGATATTACCGAAGTGCACTCCCACCCCATGGCCTTGCTGCAGTGCGCCGACTACCTGAGCCACCACAAGCATTGGCGCCTGCTGGAAACCGAGGATACGGCCCTGAGCGCCCAGCGCATTCGGGAAAGCCAGAGAACCGGCGTAGCGGCCGTAGCCGGCACCCTAGCCGCGGAGCTGTTCGGGCTGGATATTCTCGAGGCCGACATTCACTCCGAAAAGAAGAACTACACCCGTTTCCTGGTGGTAGCCCGGCCCGAAAATGCCCAAGAGGTAACCCGGCCCAACAAGGCCTCGCTCTACTTTCATACCAACCACACCCAGGGCAGCCTGGCCCGGGTGCTGGTACGTATTGCCGACCTGGGCATTAACCTCTCCAAGCTGCAGTCGTGCCCCAAGCCGGGCAGCACCTGGCACTACTACTTCCACGCCGATCTGGAATTCGACCAGCCCGAACAGTTGCAAGCCGCCCTCCAAGCCATTGCCCCGCTCACGGAAGGACTGGAAGTGCTGGGGGTTTACCACAAAGGCGACACTCACTAA
- a CDS encoding pyridoxal phosphate-dependent aminotransferase, producing MHVSVASRLQHTQEYYFSQKLREIDGLNKAGKHIINLGIGSPDMPPHPNVVAALTRAAEQPNTHAYQSYKGVPALRQAMAGWYQRQYGVTLDPEAEILPLLGSKEGIIHVSMTFLEAGDEVLIPNPSYPAYRAAAHLSGATPINYDLTAENHWLPDLDALARRDLSRVKLMWVNYPHMPTGTAADAAFFTKLVAFATAHNILLVHDNPYSFILNTEQPQSLLAVPGAREVVLELNSLSKSHNMAGWRVGLLAGRADLLQEVLRFKSNLDSGMFLSVQLAAVEALNLDDTWYQELNAHYRTRRELVFELLDTIGCTYQHNQVGLFVWAAMPAGYADGYVLSDELLYNANVFITPGGIFGSNGNGFIRVSLCQTTEVLQAALGRIKAARQLPATPSPSSTT from the coding sequence ATGCACGTTTCCGTCGCCAGTCGCCTTCAGCACACCCAGGAGTACTACTTCTCGCAGAAGCTGCGCGAAATTGATGGCCTGAATAAAGCCGGCAAGCACATCATCAACCTGGGCATTGGCTCGCCCGATATGCCGCCCCACCCCAACGTGGTAGCGGCCCTCACGCGGGCGGCCGAGCAGCCAAATACCCACGCCTACCAGAGCTACAAGGGCGTGCCGGCCCTGCGCCAAGCCATGGCCGGTTGGTACCAGCGGCAGTACGGCGTAACGCTCGACCCGGAGGCGGAAATCCTACCCCTGCTGGGGTCCAAGGAAGGCATCATCCATGTGAGCATGACCTTTCTGGAGGCTGGCGACGAGGTGCTGATTCCGAACCCGAGCTACCCCGCCTACCGGGCCGCGGCCCACCTCAGCGGCGCTACCCCCATCAACTACGACCTGACCGCCGAGAACCACTGGCTGCCCGACCTGGACGCCCTGGCCCGGCGCGACCTGAGCCGGGTGAAACTCATGTGGGTGAACTATCCCCACATGCCCACCGGCACCGCCGCCGATGCTGCGTTTTTCACCAAGCTCGTTGCCTTTGCCACCGCCCACAACATCCTGCTGGTCCACGACAACCCCTATAGTTTCATCCTGAACACGGAGCAGCCGCAGAGTTTGCTGGCCGTGCCGGGGGCGCGGGAGGTGGTGCTGGAACTGAATTCCTTAAGCAAGTCGCACAACATGGCGGGTTGGCGCGTGGGCTTGCTGGCGGGTCGCGCCGATTTGCTCCAGGAAGTACTTCGCTTCAAAAGCAACCTCGACTCTGGCATGTTTCTGTCGGTGCAGTTGGCGGCCGTGGAAGCCCTGAACCTGGACGACACGTGGTATCAGGAGCTGAACGCCCACTACCGCACTCGGCGCGAGTTGGTGTTTGAGCTGCTCGATACCATCGGCTGCACGTACCAGCATAACCAAGTGGGCCTGTTCGTGTGGGCTGCTATGCCGGCCGGCTATGCCGATGGCTACGTCCTCAGCGACGAGCTGCTCTATAACGCGAATGTGTTCATCACGCCGGGCGGCATCTTCGGCAGCAACGGCAACGGGTTCATTCGGGTGAGTTTGTGCCAGACCACGGAGGTGTTGCAGGCTGCCCTGGGCCGCATCAAAGCCGCCCGGCAACTACCGGCTACTCCTAGCCCGTCCTCTACTACCTAA
- a CDS encoding prephenate dehydrogenase: MVVTIIGIGLIGGSLALSLKETGLAHHIIGVDRSPENQRQAVALGLVDEVENELSAAVTRADLVVVAVPMDAMLGVLPQVLDAATDRQVVMDVGSTKATLLAAVDGHPNRARFVAVHPMAGTEYSGPSAAVPGLFKGKTLVICDAARSAEDAVARIEAVFGRLTMHLVYMDAAAHDLHTAYISHISHITSFALALTVLEKEKEEQQIFALASGGFESTVRLAKSSPDMWVPIFRQNRVNVLDVLDEHIHQLQHLRELLAQEDYPAVYQQIQQANLIKKILK, from the coding sequence ATGGTAGTCACGATAATCGGAATTGGCTTGATTGGCGGCTCCCTCGCCCTGAGCCTCAAGGAAACCGGCCTCGCCCATCACATCATTGGGGTGGATCGGAGCCCGGAAAACCAGCGCCAGGCCGTAGCCTTGGGCTTGGTGGATGAGGTAGAAAACGAGCTGAGCGCCGCCGTCACCCGCGCCGACCTGGTAGTAGTAGCCGTGCCCATGGATGCTATGCTTGGCGTGCTGCCCCAAGTACTCGACGCCGCTACCGACCGCCAAGTGGTGATGGATGTGGGTTCGACCAAAGCTACCCTGCTGGCCGCCGTAGACGGGCACCCCAACCGCGCCCGTTTCGTGGCGGTGCACCCCATGGCCGGCACGGAATATTCTGGCCCGTCGGCTGCCGTGCCTGGCCTGTTCAAGGGCAAAACCCTGGTTATCTGCGACGCTGCCCGGAGCGCCGAAGACGCCGTGGCGCGGATTGAAGCCGTGTTTGGGCGCCTGACTATGCACCTGGTGTACATGGATGCCGCCGCTCATGATTTGCACACGGCCTATATTTCACACATTTCGCACATTACTTCTTTTGCCTTGGCCCTCACGGTGTTAGAGAAAGAAAAGGAAGAACAGCAGATCTTTGCCCTGGCCAGCGGCGGTTTTGAGTCGACGGTGCGCCTGGCCAAAAGCTCGCCCGACATGTGGGTGCCCATTTTCCGCCAGAACCGTGTGAACGTGCTTGATGTGCTCGACGAGCACATCCACCAGCTCCAGCACCTGCGCGAGCTACTAGCCCAGGAAGACTACCCCGCTGTGTACCAGCAAATTCAACAAGCCAACCTGATCAAGAAGATTCTGAAGTAA
- a CDS encoding chorismate mutase — protein sequence MEQLLTSPADAAEHPKFLAKKPLIISGPCSAETEEQLIATCTQLAATGKVDMLRAGIWKPRTKPGLFEGIGTKGLPWLQRAKQLTGLPTTVEVATPKHVEDALAFDVDVLWIGARTTVNPFSVQAVADALRGVDIPVFIKNPVHPDLELWMGAVERLAKVGNQKIGLIHRGFASYGNTEYRNAPMWHLPIEMKRRLPDLPIICDPSHICGNRTGLASVAQKSIDLDFDGLMLESHIDPDNAWSDAKQQVTPQRLAELLDGLTWRHETTDQQEFLTVLSKLREQINQLDDEILHLLGRRMQVAESIGQYKKDNDITILQTNRWNEILERGIQKGNQLGLTRDFILKYFDAVHLESINRQNRVMNRENLE from the coding sequence ATGGAACAGCTCCTCACTTCCCCCGCCGACGCGGCCGAACACCCGAAATTCCTCGCTAAAAAGCCGCTTATTATTTCCGGGCCTTGCTCGGCGGAAACCGAGGAACAGCTCATTGCTACCTGCACTCAGTTGGCCGCTACTGGCAAGGTAGACATGCTGCGGGCCGGCATCTGGAAGCCCCGGACCAAACCTGGTCTGTTCGAGGGCATTGGCACCAAGGGGCTACCCTGGTTGCAGCGCGCCAAGCAGCTGACCGGCCTGCCGACCACCGTGGAAGTGGCTACCCCCAAGCACGTTGAAGACGCTTTAGCTTTTGACGTGGACGTGCTCTGGATTGGGGCCCGCACTACGGTAAACCCCTTCTCGGTGCAGGCCGTGGCCGATGCCCTGCGCGGTGTGGATATTCCGGTATTTATCAAGAACCCCGTGCACCCCGACCTGGAGCTGTGGATGGGCGCGGTGGAACGCCTGGCCAAGGTCGGCAACCAGAAAATTGGGCTGATTCACCGGGGCTTCGCCAGCTACGGCAACACCGAGTACCGCAACGCGCCCATGTGGCACCTGCCCATCGAAATGAAGCGCCGCCTGCCCGATTTGCCCATCATCTGCGACCCGAGCCACATCTGCGGCAACCGCACGGGCCTGGCCAGCGTGGCCCAAAAAAGCATCGACCTGGACTTTGACGGGCTGATGTTGGAGTCGCACATCGACCCCGACAACGCCTGGAGTGACGCCAAGCAGCAGGTAACGCCCCAGCGCCTGGCGGAACTGCTCGATGGCCTGACCTGGCGCCACGAAACCACCGACCAGCAAGAGTTCCTAACGGTGCTCAGCAAGCTGCGTGAGCAAATCAACCAGCTCGACGACGAGATTCTGCACCTGTTGGGCCGCCGCATGCAGGTAGCCGAGAGCATCGGGCAGTACAAGAAGGACAACGACATCACCATCCTGCAAACCAACCGCTGGAACGAGATTCTGGAGCGCGGCATCCAGAAGGGCAACCAGCTCGGCCTCACCCGCGACTTCATTCTCAAGTACTTCGACGCCGTGCACCTGGAGTCCATCAACCGCCAGAACCGCGTAATGAACCGCGAGAATCTGGAGTAG
- a CDS encoding proline iminopeptidase-family hydrolase produces MPLPTLIRAAGLLLTATLLITGCQQKPDAASAPGNDTPDTTSAAYLKPFESGIRSGGVRLILIKTPKGTFNVWTKRFGTGKIKVLLLHGGPAMTHEYFECFESFFPQEGIEFYEYDQLGSYYSDQPKDDDLWRTERFVDEVEQVRQALGIDKFYVLGHSWGGILALEYALKHQDHLAGLVISNMVASIPRYDAYNKTLRAQLRPTLLDSLEKFEAVKDYHNPTYEGLVFKNYYSRHLLRLPEMPDPVARSFKHVNQHVYELMQGPNEFKTAGRLLTWDRWNDLDQITVPTLMIGGQFDTMNPKEMEEMSRLVKQGNYLLCPQGSHMSMWDDQQTYFRGLTRFLKSVNDGTFKAGTTL; encoded by the coding sequence ATGCCCCTGCCTACCCTCATCCGCGCCGCCGGCCTGCTGCTGACCGCTACCCTGCTTATCACCGGCTGCCAGCAGAAACCCGACGCCGCCTCAGCCCCCGGCAACGACACGCCGGACACTACCTCCGCGGCGTATCTGAAGCCGTTTGAATCGGGTATTCGCAGCGGTGGGGTGCGGCTGATTCTCATCAAGACGCCCAAGGGCACGTTTAACGTGTGGACGAAGCGGTTTGGGACGGGCAAGATTAAGGTGCTGCTCCTGCACGGCGGGCCGGCCATGACCCACGAGTACTTTGAGTGCTTCGAGAGTTTCTTCCCGCAGGAAGGCATCGAGTTCTACGAGTACGACCAACTCGGCTCCTACTACTCCGACCAACCTAAGGACGACGATTTGTGGCGCACCGAGCGGTTTGTGGATGAAGTGGAGCAGGTGCGGCAGGCCTTAGGCATTGATAAGTTTTACGTGCTGGGCCACTCCTGGGGTGGCATTTTGGCCCTGGAGTACGCCCTCAAGCACCAGGACCACCTCGCGGGCCTGGTCATCTCCAACATGGTAGCCAGCATCCCGCGCTACGACGCTTACAACAAAACCCTGCGGGCCCAGCTGCGCCCTACCCTCCTGGATTCGCTAGAGAAGTTCGAGGCCGTGAAAGACTACCACAACCCCACCTACGAAGGGCTGGTGTTCAAGAACTACTACTCCCGGCACCTGCTGCGCTTGCCCGAAATGCCCGACCCAGTGGCCCGCTCCTTCAAGCACGTCAATCAGCACGTGTACGAGCTGATGCAGGGCCCGAATGAGTTCAAAACCGCCGGCCGCCTCCTCACCTGGGACCGGTGGAACGACCTGGACCAGATTACGGTACCTACCCTCATGATAGGCGGGCAATTCGACACCATGAACCCCAAGGAAATGGAGGAAATGAGTCGGCTAGTAAAGCAAGGCAACTACCTGCTCTGCCCCCAAGGCAGCCACATGAGCATGTGGGACGATCAGCAAACCTACTTCCGCGGCCTCACCCGCTTCCTGAAGTCAGTGAATGACGGCACGTTCAAAGCCGGCACCACGCTGTAA
- a CDS encoding tetratricopeptide repeat protein: MRPFILLLSFLLAPCVGRGQTTAAAEAAAQATALQRVNQLVLERRYESAWKLLKFLDQMNTDPAVALQKTEVALHYYTATDELKRFNFRDLKLLDLSPDSLRQLGQDSVRYSFPVRRVLEKLQKQYPDNYKLDRALGDYYFTVQQCDCAESDLSEDEVFRRTIRHYQQAHDHGQGDYLSYFALGYSYQRLGQFKESLAPFERSIQLRKNYPTAHLNLAFVYLELKDFEKARNHARRAVELFPDDAHKEDAAFLLSQIEERMKTATAAQPE, from the coding sequence ATGCGTCCGTTTATCTTGTTGCTGTCCTTCTTGCTCGCTCCCTGCGTGGGCCGGGGCCAAACCACGGCCGCCGCGGAAGCCGCAGCCCAAGCCACGGCCCTGCAGCGGGTGAATCAGCTGGTGCTGGAGCGGCGCTACGAATCGGCCTGGAAGCTGCTCAAGTTTCTGGATCAGATGAACACCGACCCCGCGGTAGCCCTGCAGAAAACGGAGGTAGCCCTGCACTACTACACGGCCACCGACGAGCTGAAACGCTTTAACTTTCGCGACTTAAAGCTGCTGGACCTTTCGCCCGACAGCCTGCGCCAGCTTGGGCAGGACTCCGTACGCTACTCTTTTCCGGTGCGCCGGGTGCTGGAAAAGCTGCAGAAGCAGTACCCCGACAACTACAAGCTCGACCGGGCCCTCGGCGACTATTACTTCACGGTGCAGCAGTGCGACTGTGCCGAATCGGACCTGAGCGAGGATGAGGTTTTCCGGCGCACCATCCGGCACTACCAGCAGGCCCACGACCACGGCCAGGGCGACTACCTCTCGTATTTTGCCTTAGGTTACTCCTATCAGCGGCTAGGGCAGTTCAAGGAGAGTCTGGCCCCCTTTGAGCGCTCCATTCAGCTGCGCAAGAATTACCCCACGGCTCACCTCAACCTGGCCTTTGTGTACCTGGAGCTCAAGGACTTCGAAAAGGCCCGTAACCACGCCCGCCGCGCCGTGGAGCTGTTCCCCGACGATGCCCACAAAGAGGACGCCGCCTTCCTGCTCAGCCAAATTGAGGAGCGAATGAAAACCGCTACCGCCGCCCAGCCAGAGTAA
- a CDS encoding lysophospholipid acyltransferase family protein: MLFYTVMKPLVKVALRVFFRKLEVRHPERLRMRGPLLITSNHPNTLMDPLVAAVNRRQPIAFLAKSTFFKNPISRAIMESGNSIPIYRRQDLDTGAETLTPAQLEAQNEKAFGRCYDYFDRGGTIMIFPEGTSVSERRLRPLKTGAARIALGAEARHNFTLGLHILPLGINYFDPQRFRSDVFMDLAEPIRVADYAEHYRQDPEGAADVLTEEIRRRMESRLVITRTDEEDELVTQVERTFGQHLIQDDEETLYDNFQLSQTLLKAVRYFEVLDAGRLGDLREKLHAYHQHLRELRLTDDALETRNNESSRLQRAISAGLRLVLGAPLYLYGAVNNYLPYIIPSVIARRATKDVEFVAPIMLVTGMLTFTLFYLIQCALVHHFTQSWGWTLLYFISLPLSGFYALSYWGNLEERLRRLRVLRLFRQNRPVIEKLLRQRTELLRLLREARTTYLAQR; encoded by the coding sequence ATGCTCTTTTATACTGTGATGAAGCCCCTCGTGAAGGTGGCCCTGCGCGTGTTTTTTCGGAAACTAGAGGTGCGTCACCCCGAGCGGCTACGCATGCGCGGACCCCTGCTCATCACCAGTAACCACCCCAACACCCTCATGGATCCGCTGGTAGCGGCCGTAAACCGGCGCCAGCCCATTGCCTTCCTGGCCAAGAGTACCTTTTTCAAAAACCCTATTTCGCGGGCCATCATGGAATCGGGCAACTCCATCCCGATTTACCGCCGCCAGGACCTGGATACCGGGGCCGAAACCCTGACGCCCGCCCAGCTGGAAGCTCAGAACGAAAAGGCCTTCGGCCGCTGCTACGATTACTTTGACCGGGGCGGCACCATCATGATTTTCCCTGAAGGTACCAGCGTGTCGGAGCGGCGGCTGCGCCCCCTGAAAACCGGCGCCGCCCGCATTGCTCTGGGCGCCGAAGCCCGGCACAACTTCACGTTGGGTCTGCACATTCTACCCTTGGGTATCAACTACTTCGATCCGCAACGCTTCCGCTCCGACGTGTTCATGGACCTGGCCGAGCCCATTCGGGTAGCCGACTACGCCGAGCACTACCGCCAGGACCCGGAAGGCGCCGCCGACGTATTGACCGAAGAAATCCGTCGCCGCATGGAGTCCCGGCTGGTTATTACCCGTACCGACGAGGAAGACGAGCTGGTTACGCAGGTGGAGCGCACCTTCGGCCAGCACCTCATCCAGGACGATGAGGAAACGCTCTACGACAACTTCCAGCTCAGCCAGACCTTGCTTAAAGCCGTGCGCTACTTCGAGGTGCTGGACGCTGGCCGCCTAGGCGACCTGCGCGAAAAGCTGCACGCCTACCACCAGCACTTGCGGGAACTGCGCCTCACCGACGACGCCCTGGAAACCCGCAACAACGAGAGCAGCCGCCTGCAGCGCGCCATTTCGGCCGGGCTGCGGCTGGTGCTGGGCGCCCCGCTTTACCTCTACGGCGCAGTCAATAACTACCTACCCTACATCATCCCGTCAGTCATTGCCCGGCGGGCAACCAAGGACGTGGAGTTCGTGGCGCCCATTATGCTGGTCACGGGCATGCTCACCTTCACGCTGTTCTACCTGATTCAGTGCGCGTTGGTGCACCACTTCACCCAGAGTTGGGGCTGGACGCTGCTCTACTTTATCAGCCTACCGCTCTCCGGCTTCTACGCCCTCAGCTACTGGGGCAATCTAGAAGAACGACTCCGCCGCCTGCGGGTGCTGCGCTTATTCCGGCAAAATCGCCCGGTCATTGAAAAGCTGCTCCGCCAGCGCACGGAGCTGCTGCGCCTACTACGCGAAGCCCGCACTACCTACCTAGCTCAGCGGTAG
- a CDS encoding metallophosphoesterase family protein has product MRSIFRNFPLRTLLPATAALLLGGCELLEFSPNDHRSSDEQQDLTAKNLARLAQTPLPAGDTLRFVFTGDSQRFYDEAEDLVKSVNQQAGIQFMLIAGDISDFGFGREMRWVDDHLRKLKIPYLTVIGNHDSVGNGRKAYEKIFGPLNYSFIYADTKFILTDTNGREYNFDGKIPNMPWVNQELRDTSTRRHVIISHIPPQDEDFDPAVREAYVTALRNDPRLAFEMNGHRHDFSIGEPFNDGVTYINSYGFEKRQYLIVTVWGDKQFRLKKVTF; this is encoded by the coding sequence ATGCGCTCAATTTTCCGAAACTTTCCCCTTCGTACGCTCCTACCCGCTACGGCCGCGCTTCTGCTCGGCGGCTGTGAGCTGCTGGAGTTCAGCCCCAACGATCATCGCTCCTCCGACGAGCAGCAGGACCTCACGGCCAAGAACTTGGCTCGTTTGGCCCAAACCCCGCTGCCCGCTGGCGACACGCTGCGCTTTGTGTTTACCGGCGACTCCCAGCGCTTCTACGACGAGGCCGAGGACCTGGTCAAGAGCGTAAATCAGCAGGCCGGCATTCAGTTTATGCTGATAGCCGGCGACATTTCCGACTTCGGCTTTGGCCGCGAAATGCGCTGGGTTGACGACCATCTGCGCAAGCTGAAAATACCCTACCTCACCGTAATCGGTAACCACGACTCCGTGGGCAACGGCCGGAAGGCGTACGAGAAAATCTTCGGGCCTCTCAACTACTCCTTTATATACGCCGATACCAAGTTCATTCTCACGGACACCAACGGCCGCGAGTACAACTTCGATGGTAAGATTCCTAACATGCCCTGGGTGAACCAGGAGCTGCGGGATACCTCCACGCGGCGCCACGTCATCATTTCTCACATACCGCCCCAGGATGAGGACTTCGACCCGGCCGTGCGTGAGGCCTACGTCACGGCCCTGCGCAACGACCCGCGCCTGGCTTTCGAGATGAACGGCCACCGCCACGATTTCAGCATTGGCGAGCCGTTCAATGATGGCGTTACCTACATCAACTCCTACGGCTTCGAGAAGCGGCAGTACCTGATTGTGACGGTGTGGGGCGACAAGCAGTTTCGGCTGAAAAAAGTGACTTTCTAA
- a CDS encoding FAD-dependent oxidoreductase: protein MKKPVLLCVDDDPQVLSAIDRDLRQEFRRDYRVLRASSGEEALATIRELKDREEPLALILADQRMPGLEGVEVLSQSRELYPDAKRVLLTAYADTEAAIRAINSARLDHYLMKPWDPPQQLLYPTLHDLLRAWEATYRPPFRGVRLIGFQWSPRSHDLKDFLAGYLIGYQWLDFETDSEAQALLAHKGFTPSDLPVVVLEDGTALANPSATEVALRVGLTVQASQELYDVVVIGAGPAGLAAGVYGASEGLKTLVIERQAPGGQAGTSSRIENYLGFPTGLSGSELAHRAWSQAVRLGAEILAPQEVTDLCVQDGYKVLTLSDGSKVQTRAVVLTTGVSYRTLEAPGMDRLSGAGVYYGAARTEARTCQAQDVYIVGGGNSAGQAAMYLATYARRVFIVIRGESLAASMSAYLIEQIGQTPNIELLPFTEVAEVCGADHLEEVIIRRQGQMERHPARALFVFIGAKPSTEWVCNTIVCDGKGFVLTGRDLVTDPRYATSWKHPRREPYLLETCVPGVFAAGDSRAGAMARVASAVGEGSMAIKFVHQYLDE from the coding sequence ATGAAAAAACCTGTTCTGCTTTGTGTTGACGATGACCCGCAGGTGCTCAGTGCCATCGACCGGGACTTGCGCCAGGAGTTTCGGCGCGACTACCGGGTGCTGCGGGCTAGCTCCGGGGAGGAGGCCCTGGCCACCATTCGGGAGCTGAAGGACCGGGAGGAGCCGTTGGCCCTAATCCTGGCCGACCAGCGCATGCCCGGCCTGGAGGGCGTGGAGGTACTCAGCCAGTCCAGGGAGTTGTACCCTGATGCCAAGCGCGTGCTGCTCACGGCCTACGCCGATACGGAAGCCGCCATCCGGGCCATCAACTCCGCCCGCCTCGACCACTACCTGATGAAGCCCTGGGACCCGCCCCAGCAGCTGCTGTACCCTACCCTGCACGACTTGCTCCGAGCTTGGGAAGCTACTTACCGGCCCCCGTTCCGCGGCGTGCGCCTCATCGGGTTTCAATGGTCGCCCCGCTCCCACGACCTCAAGGACTTTCTGGCCGGCTACCTCATCGGCTACCAGTGGCTCGACTTCGAAACCGACTCCGAAGCCCAGGCCTTGCTGGCGCATAAAGGATTCACTCCGAGCGACTTGCCGGTGGTAGTGCTGGAAGATGGCACGGCCCTGGCGAACCCCTCGGCCACGGAAGTTGCCCTGCGGGTGGGCCTCACGGTGCAGGCCTCCCAGGAGCTGTATGATGTGGTAGTAATTGGGGCCGGTCCGGCGGGGTTGGCGGCGGGCGTGTACGGGGCCTCCGAGGGGCTGAAAACCCTGGTGATTGAGCGTCAGGCCCCCGGCGGCCAGGCTGGCACCAGCTCCCGCATCGAAAATTACCTGGGCTTCCCGACCGGCCTGAGTGGTAGCGAGTTGGCTCACCGCGCCTGGTCCCAGGCTGTGCGCCTCGGAGCCGAAATTCTGGCCCCCCAGGAAGTAACGGACCTGTGCGTGCAGGATGGCTACAAAGTATTGACCCTCAGTGATGGTAGCAAAGTGCAGACCCGCGCCGTGGTGCTGACCACCGGCGTCAGCTACCGTACCCTGGAGGCGCCCGGCATGGACCGGCTCAGCGGGGCCGGCGTGTACTACGGGGCCGCCCGCACCGAGGCCCGCACCTGCCAGGCCCAGGACGTGTACATTGTGGGCGGCGGCAACTCCGCGGGGCAGGCGGCCATGTACCTGGCTACCTACGCCCGCCGCGTGTTCATCGTCATTCGGGGCGAAAGCCTAGCCGCCTCCATGTCGGCCTACCTGATTGAGCAAATCGGGCAGACGCCCAACATTGAGCTGCTACCCTTCACGGAGGTAGCGGAAGTGTGCGGAGCCGACCATTTGGAGGAGGTCATCATTCGGCGGCAGGGGCAGATGGAGCGCCACCCGGCCCGGGCCCTATTCGTGTTCATCGGGGCCAAACCCAGCACGGAGTGGGTGTGCAACACCATCGTCTGCGACGGCAAAGGCTTTGTGCTCACGGGCCGCGACCTGGTAACGGACCCGCGCTACGCTACCTCCTGGAAACATCCGCGCCGGGAACCCTACCTGCTGGAAACCTGCGTGCCCGGCGTGTTTGCCGCCGGCGACAGCCGGGCCGGGGCCATGGCCCGCGTGGCCTCCGCCGTGGGTGAGGGCAGCATGGCCATTAAGTTTGTGCACCAATACTTAGATGAGTAG